DNA sequence from the Ovis canadensis isolate MfBH-ARS-UI-01 breed Bighorn chromosome 2, ARS-UI_OviCan_v2, whole genome shotgun sequence genome:
caaccaaaaatgccTGCAGACATTATCAAATGCTTCATGGGGTCGGGGAAGAGGAGGTAAAATTGCTCCCAGTTGAGTGCCACTGATCTAAGTactcttcttctttaaaaaaaaatttttgtttggttgtgctgggtcttcgttgcggcatgtgtgctttctgtagttgcagggGCCACCCTTCATTGTGCTGCACAGGCTTCACATTGAGGTGATTTCTTTTGttacagagcacgggctctaagtgcacaggcttcagtagtttcaacatatgggctcagtagttgtggctcatgacCTCTAGaagggctcaatagctgtggtgcataggcttagttgctcgtCTGTATATGGAATCTTTTcagaccaaggattgagcccatgtcccctgttattggcagttggatttttagccagcatcaccagggaagtccctttacaaAATTTTGATTAAGGTTTAgctatgtatttcttcttttttggagaaatgtgtccTTCAGTGGCAAAAATAACATAGGTATACATTTTTCtaagcatcattttttaaaaaagcatacaaTGCAGGTGTTTTAAGTTCCTATTCTCACTGTGGACAGAATATTGTCTGTTCTGCTACAACATGTGTTTCTATAACACCAGTTAGCTCACATATAATTCTTAAATAGGAGAGTGGTATCAGTTTAACGTGGAAGTTGTGTTAGTTTGTAATTTTTCCTAGTCAAAAGAAGCCAGAATGGTGGGAATAGAATTAAAAACTTCAGCAGGAAAGGAAAAAGCCTTCAACTTGGCTGCTGTGTAGACAAGATTCTTTTCAGCCTGCATCCAGGCTCCTTCCGCAGAGAAGGACATCACTAGCTCTGCAGAGATCTCCTCATATAGCAGGTTGCACTTCCTCCTGTGCTCAACTCTGTGGCAGCCCTGCTGGCTTAGAGCATCATCCTCATTTGCATGATCTCAGCACTGAAAGCCTGCATTCACACTGGTGCTTTTGTGCATTTTTACCATCCCCGAGGCAGCCTCCCTGCAGAAAAAGCTGCCTGTCTGGACTTTCCCAGTTATCTCCCCTGTACCAACTATTGTTTATCCTAGTGTTATACAGTTGCATAGGATTTGACTCATTTGCCCcaactaaatttttttcttcccataagCGCTGTCACTTTTAGTGCATGATTTTGCAGAAAGTGAGGTTTTTCAGGAATGCATATATGTTGTAGCGGAAACTTCTGTACTCAGGTCCTCTGACAGGTGACTCTGTTGAAGAATACCCAGTTGGCTCCCTGAATTCCATACTCACCAGGCAACCTTCTGGTTATTATTGGCTTCCCAAGTACctgctggagaaggtgatggcaccccaccccagtactcttgcctggaaaatcccacggatggagaagcctggtgggctgcagtccatggggtcgcgaagagtcggacatgactgagcgacttccctttcacttttcactttcatgcattgaagaaggaaatggcaacccactccagtgttcttgcctggagaaacccagggatggcggagcctggtgggctgccgtctatggggtcgcacagagttggacacgactgaagcgacttagcagcagcagcagcaagtacctGCTACAGAGAAACAGTGCATTGTCACTTTGCTTTTCtcacagtttatttaaaaattggtcTTTAGGTTTATGTATCAATCCTTTTGAGCTGGTTGCTGAGCCCTGACTCAAGAAATGGAAGAGGCTGGTTTCAGTATGCTCTTAGAATTGGGTTTCTGTGCTCATTGGGTTGGAGGAGGCGTCCAAGGCTGAAGAAATCACTGGAGTAGATGGAACCTTGGTGAACCTCTTGGTAGCGGGCTGGCCTTGCTGTTGTGATGCATTTCTAGACTGCTGAGGGCTGTTCTCACTACAGTGAAACCTCAGTTCCGGAGAGAAAGGACAGAGTGTAATGGTTAAGAGCCTGGTGGCTGAAGTCAGATGACTTGATATGAAGACTAGCTCCCTCATGTCCCAGCCATttcaccttgggcaagttattcagAAAACtgtgctttagttttctcatctgcaaaatggagattaTAATAGTATCTGCCTTATAAGTTTATGTGAAGATTACGTGAGATAACAGAATAAGTAAATtacttaaaacagtgcctgacatGGAGGAagcaccatatatatatatggtatattctATATTAATATGAGTTCAGATTTCTATTTGGACAATTCATCATGTAAGTTATTACATGCTCATACAACAACTACATGAGGCTGGGCAGATACTATTTATTCCATTTTAcctgtgaagaaactgaggcatagagagttTGACTTGCCCATGATCACACAGCTGATAATTAAGAGCACAGATTAAATTTTAGACCACACAGATATATTTGTATCTTTTGAGAAACTACTGGAAAGAACATGAAACAGTGTATTACTCAGACTCCCTCATATAGAGATCTACATAACAAATTATTTAGGATTTAATTTCTAGGATAATAAGTGTTTCCTGAAGAATTCACatacatcagtttttaaaaatgttttaaattaaaaaaatttatacatcatcttttaaaaatttgctaatAAGGACTTTATAATAATTTATCTTGTTACCTTGGTTACTTGGACTTAAACTTCAAAATGCTGAGCTATCATTTTTACCTGCATATCATCATATTATTTCTACcttctatattatttttaatatttcttttaaactatattattacaatataaacttttaaaatattgacttcAGACTGATTTTGATGagagtcttaaaaaaattaactatgGGAATTTTTCAGACACAACAAAAGTAGAATAGGGTATACATTTTTTGAGTGTGCATGAACTGTGAGAACTGCAGAGGTGTATCTCTGGTTTCATCTCGAAAGAATGTCCAGTTTACTAAAAGAATTTGGGTTTCTCCATTAAGCATAATCCTCATAATAAATCCTATAGGAATGGTAAGCATGGAGAGCatttcagtcctgtggcctgtTAGAGAGGGCTCCATGGGGCAGATAGCATGGAACAGAGAGTTTCAATAAGTTTAGAAAGTGGTGAAATGCTTATTTATagtacccccccaccccccgccccaccaaTCCATCTGTATTAGCCTTCTGTATTTGGTTATATTTGCAATacctaatggcaccccactccagcactcttgcctggaaaagcctatggacggaagaacctggtgggccacagtccatggggtcgctaagagtcggacacgactgagcgacttcattttcacttttcactttcatgcactggagaaggaaatggcaacccactccagtgttcttgcctggagaatcctagggacgggggagcctcatgggctgctgtctatggggtcgcacagagttgggcacgactgaagcgacttagcagtagcagcaacaattTGTCATTGGCTGCAGTTCTCATGCATATCTTTCCATCTTCTAGATCTTAAACTGTCAGTTCAAAGTACGTGTAATATGACCACTCACACCTTTTCACCAAGCTGCTTTACCTCAAGAACATGTTTTTGTAGCTTTGGACCCGGCTTATACTACATCTCATTTGACTCACACTGCAGCCTCTTAGCCTGTTTTACACAAGACACTGTATTAAATGAGCAAGCCAGGCTCATCACCTGCAGGCTTCACAGATGTGAAGCAGGGCTGCGTTGCAGATTTAGCAACACAATCATATCAGTTTTCCCCACCGGCATAGAGAAACGAATTCACACAGGCTAAACCCAAAGAGACTATTATGTAAAACAGAATGCCAATCTGTTCATTTATAACATCAGTGATACATTTTCTATAACCAAAGTTTAAGTATAcgctctcaaacacacacacacacacacacacacacacacacacactgctcacTAAGAAGGTGCTTATTGAACCAGTCATCAAAGACAAAAAAGTCCCAAGGGTCATTTCCTCTCCGGACAATTGAGAACAAATATTTAGCACTCCTTCTTCATTTTACACACAAGGAGATTGAGGCCTGGAGAGATTAAGTAGCTTGTTTAAAGTCACGCCACTAGGCAGTGGGAGTCCTGGACTCCCTGGAACAGTTAACTGCCAAACATTTATTTGAATTCTGGATCCCTATTTTTGATAGTAATTCTGATTTCTCCATAGAGAGAAAAAACACAAGCGGCAAAGaacagggaaaagaaatgaaagaggcagaaagagacaacaaaatacagaaatgaagGTGGAGCTTCCATCACAACTAGAAAGGGAAATGATGGAGAAAGCACCAGCACCTGAAGAGAAAGAAATCGAGCCACCTGGGAGTGTGACCAAAGCTCTCCTTCCGGCAGTGTCCCCACAAAGAGTTGCACCTAAGAAACATGTTTCTGAAGTAGGTCAAGAAAGTGTTATCCTTCAGGAAAATTCTTCTGAGTACCAAGCAATAGCGGTACCAAACCACCCTTCTGAAATAAGCCAAGATAGGGCTGAATCTGGAGACCTCTCTCCTAAAATGTGCCAAGAAATAGCTATATTTCAAGACCAGCCTTTCAAAATGTTCCGTGATATGGCTCAGCCTGAAGACGTCTCTCCTAAAACATGCCAAGAAGCCACTGCAGCCAAAGTCCTTTCTTCGAAAACATCTGAAGATACAACTGACCTGGAGGAACGCTCTCTTGAAGCACACCCCAAACCAGATGCGCCCAAAGCCTCCACTCTTGAAACATACCAGAAAAGACCTGAGCCTGAGGAACCCGATTCTGAACCAGGTCAAGGAATAGTTGAGACTGAAAGCTTTGTTTCTAACACACAGCAAGAAATGGCTGTGCCTAAAGAGCTTTCTACAGAAATACACCAGGAAACAGTTGAACCTGAAGACTTTTCTcataaaatgtataaagaaattgCTGTGTCTAAAGCCCCCTCTCATAAAACAACCCAAGAAACATCTGTTCCTGAAAAATATCCCCCAGAAATGTACCAAGAAACACCTGGGTCTGAAGAATATTCACTTGAAATATACCAAGAAACACCAGGACCTGAAGATGGTGCACCTGAAATATACCAAGAAACAGCTGGACCTGAAGCCTATGCACCTGAAATTTACCAAGAAACACCTGGGCCTGAAGACCTCTCTACTAAGACATATAAAGACAAAGATGTTCCTAAAGAATGCTTTCCCAAACTATACCAGGAAATAGGTGGACCCCAAGACCAGGATCCTAAAGCACACCAGGAAGATGCTAAGGATGTTTATACTTTTCCTCAAGGTATGGGTTTCTTACTGGGGTCAAGTTAGTGACACT
Encoded proteins:
- the HEMGN gene encoding hemogen isoform X1 yields the protein MRRHKGGALNSQEVLLVEVRPKAGRYCSKMDLGKDQSLSKLHQTPDSRQEETHVPEVIGTWSLRNREQLRKRKAEAQEKQTSQWQFREKKHKRQRTGKRNERGRKRQQNTEMKVELPSQLEREMMEKAPAPEEKEIEPPGSVTKALLPAVSPQRVAPKKHVSEVGQESVILQENSSEYQAIAVPNHPSEISQDRAESGDLSPKMCQEIAIFQDQPFKMFRDMAQPEDVSPKTCQEATAAKVLSSKTSEDTTDLEERSLEAHPKPDAPKASTLETYQKRPEPEEPDSEPGQGIVETESFVSNTQQEMAVPKELSTEIHQETVEPEDFSHKMYKEIAVSKAPSHKTTQETSVPEKYPPEMYQETPGSEEYSLEIYQETPGPEDGAPEIYQETAGPEAYAPEIYQETPGPEDLSTKTYKDKDVPKECFPKLYQEIGGPQDQDPKAHQEDAKDVYTFPQEMKENPKAEEPEIIEITNVPQESNPENDIYSYVLF
- the HEMGN gene encoding hemogen isoform X2, translating into MDLGKDQSLSKLHQTPDSRQEETHVPEVIGTWSLRNREQLRKRKAEAQEKQTSQWQFREKKHKRQRTGKRNERGRKRQQNTEMKVELPSQLEREMMEKAPAPEEKEIEPPGSVTKALLPAVSPQRVAPKKHVSEVGQESVILQENSSEYQAIAVPNHPSEISQDRAESGDLSPKMCQEIAIFQDQPFKMFRDMAQPEDVSPKTCQEATAAKVLSSKTSEDTTDLEERSLEAHPKPDAPKASTLETYQKRPEPEEPDSEPGQGIVETESFVSNTQQEMAVPKELSTEIHQETVEPEDFSHKMYKEIAVSKAPSHKTTQETSVPEKYPPEMYQETPGSEEYSLEIYQETPGPEDGAPEIYQETAGPEAYAPEIYQETPGPEDLSTKTYKDKDVPKECFPKLYQEIGGPQDQDPKAHQEDAKDVYTFPQEMKENPKAEEPEIIEITNVPQESNPENDIYSYVLF
- the HEMGN gene encoding hemogen isoform X3, which gives rise to MDLGKDQSLSKLHQTPDSRQEETHVPEVIGTWSLRNREQLRKRKAEAQEKQTSQWQFREKKHKRQRTGKRNERGRKRQQNTEMKVELPSQLEREMMEKAPAPEEKEIEPPGSVTKALLPAVSPQRVAPKKHVSEVGQESVILQENSSEYQAIAVPNHPSEISQDRAESGDLSPKMCQEIAIFQDQPFKMFRDMAQPEDVSPKTCQEATAAKVLSSKTSEDTTDLEERSLEAHPKPDAPKASTLETYQKRPEPEEPDSEPGQGIVETESFVSNTQQEMAVPKELSTEIHQETVEPEDFSHKMYKEIAVSKAPSHKTTQETSVPEKYPPEMYQETPGSEEYSLEIYQETPGPEDGAPEIYQETAGPEDLSTKTYKDKDVPKECFPKLYQEIGGPQDQDPKAHQEDAKDVYTFPQEMKENPKAEEPEIIEITNVPQESNPENDIYSYVLF